Part of the bacterium genome is shown below.
CCGGCGACCTCGAGGCTCAGGTACTGGCGGGAGCCGGTGGTGGGGAAGAAGTAGTTGTCGCGGGTGTCCCGCATGAGGGAGAGGGTCACCGAGCTGGTCAGCGTGGTGCCGGCGGCCTCCAAGGTGGAGTCGCTGGCGTCGTCGTAGGGGTTGATGGTGTTCTCGGCGTAGTCGTACCGGAGCCGCCAGGAGGCTTCCTCGCCCAGCGGACGCCCCACGAGGCCGTAGAGGCCGAACTTGACCTGTTCGTAATCGAAGCTGGTCTGGACCGAGGAATGGTAGGCGCCCGCGCCGACGGCGGTGTGGGTGTCCAGGAACCAGGGTTCGAGGAAGGAGAGGGAGAGGTTGGCCGTGGTGGCGCCCAGATCGGCCGAGAGGGTGAGCTCCTGACCCCCGCCCTTGGACTTCCAGATTTCGGGGAACGCCTCGGAGTCGAAGTTTATCCACCCGATGGAGAAGTTGGCCATCAGGCCGTCCCGGGTGGAGTAACCGCCCCCCACCGAGATGCGCGTCGTCCCCTCGCGCTCCACCACCCGCACCGTGAGGTCAATGACCTTGGCCACCGGGTCTATCCGCCAGTCGGGGACGACGTTCTCGAA
Proteins encoded:
- a CDS encoding BamA/TamA family outer membrane protein, with product TKDKVIRREFTIYPGEVFDGKAFRRSLERIFNLQYFENVVPDWRIDPVAKVIDLTVRVVEREGTTRISVGGGYSTRDGLMANFSIGWINFDSEAFPEIWKSKGGGQELTLSADLGATTANLSLSFLEPWFLDTHTAVGAGAYHSSVQTSFDYEQVKFGLYGLVGRPLGEEASWRLRYDYAENTINPYDDASDSTLEAAGTTLTSSVTLSLMRDTRDNYFFPTTGSRQYLSLEVAGGPFGGDQDYYKLTGYATTYFPGFWKTALAMKLYAGFVDSYGDTEKVPIYERFYTGGLDVRGYHDYDLSPRDSDGDLIGGNFKLYSNLEYRVPIVENMVYGMLFLDSGNTWAKLADVDWGDLVFGYGVGVRIDIPMVGLLGFDYGWSEDVPKGRLHFSIAQTF